The genomic stretch TGCTGCGCGTCAGCGGATCCCTGTACCGCATCGGCAGGCATCCGTCATCAATCATCAAAGGGATCAAGTGCGCTCTCGCGTGTGTGGGCGTGTGTGAAGATTTCCTGGCCGAGCCGTTTCACCGATTTCGCAGCGAAGAGCGGATGCTGGTCGATATTCGCGTGAAAGAACTTCAGGCGGAACTTGAGGGAATGGGATTGGCGTGATGGGAAATGCGATTGCGAAACGCAGCGCCGGTTTCCAAACCGGCAAGGCGCTGACCGCGCCAGCGGGTAGCGAAACCTGTCCACCCACCGCAGTACTGCTACGGAGGATGGGCGATACAGCAGACTCGGATGTCTGCGCCACGATTCGCCGCTTCCTCGCTATCTCGATTCTCGTCCCGTTTCTCCTGATCTCATTCACGGCTGCCGCGCAACCGTCCGCTATCCTCCAGCCTGCCGCCTTCTCCCATCACGTGGAACGGTTCAATGCGATGGAAGACGAGAACGTTACGAACCTCATCTCCAATGCCGAATCCTCGCAGTGGCTGCAGGCGAACATCCCGTTCTTTGAATGTCCCGATCGCGAGGTCGAAGAGATCTATTACTTCCGATGGTGGTCGTTTCGCAAACACCTGAAGCAAACGCCAAAAGGATTCGTGTTCACCGAATTCCTGACGCCTGTCAGCCACGCCGGGGAATTCAACACGATCAGCTGCGCCGCCTCATTTCACGTCGCCGAATCGCGATGGCTGGCGGATCAGCGCTTCGTTGAGAACTACATTCACTTCTGGATGCGGGGGAACGACGGCAAACCTGCGCCTCATTTTCATCGATTCAGCAGCTGGTTTGCGGAAACGGTTTATGAAAGGTTCCTCGCCGACGGCGACAGGCAGTTCCTGATCGATTTGCTTCCCGATTTGGTTGGGGATTATCGCGCATGGGAGCAGGAGCGGCAATTGACCAATGGAATGTTCTGGCAGTTCGATGTTCGCGACGGAATGGAGGAATCAATCAGCGGCGGGCGGCGCGTTCAAAACGTTCGGCCAACCATCAACAGCTACATGGCGGCGAACGCGCGGGCAATCTCGAGGATCGCGCAGTTGGCAAATGAACCCCGAATTGCAACTGAGTTCGAATCGAAGTCTGAACGCCTGCGTGCGCAGATTCTCGAGACGCTCTGGAATCCCGATTCTGAATTCTTCGAAGTGCGCCGCCCCGACGGCAACCTGGCAGAAGTCCGTGAAGCCATTGGTTTCATTCCATGGATGTTCAACCTTGTCCCGCCCGAGGCGCGTTTCTCCGCAGCATGGCGGCAATTGATGGACGTCCAGGGTTTTCGAGCGCCCGCGGGGATCACCACGGCCGAGCGCCGCCATCCTGAATTCCGATCACACGGAATCTGGACGTGCGAATGGGACGGGGCGGTCTGGCCGTTTGCCACATCGCAGACGCTCTACGCGCTTGCGAATTTCTTGCGGAGCGAAGCAGCTGCCGCGACGAAACTTTCCACCGCAATCTACTTCGATCAGTTCGTAACTTATGTGCGAAGCCAATACGCGAACGGCAAACCGTTCATCGGCGAGTATCACGATGAAGTCACGGGCGGGTGGATCAACGGACGGAACGGCAGAAGCCGGTACTACAATCATTCGACGTTCGCGGACCTGTTGATAACCGGATTGGCGGGCATTCGCCCGCGGGCCGACAACATCGTGGAAGTGCATCCGCTGCTGCCGGAAGGAACGTGGGATTGGTTCTGCCTCGATCGCGTGCCATATCACGGTTCCGTGCTGACGATTGTTTGGGACAAGGATGGATCACGTTACGGGCGCGGTCCCGGCCTGCGTATCCTCGCAAATGGAACCGAGATTGCGAGGGGCAGCGCCCTGCAGCCGCTGACGGGGAGGTTGCCGTGAAAAACAATTGCATCGCGTTGCTTGCGTTTTGGTTTGCTGCCGCCTCGGTCTGCGCCGCCCCATTGCCTCCCATCATTTCGATGGGAACGAACGGGTTGCTGCGATACCACGATGACTCCGAAGGTGACCGCATTCCCGATTTCTCATCTTGCGGATATCGCGGAGGCGAGGCGGCAATTCCCGCAGCGACGGTTGTGATATTCGTCGACGCCCGCGGAGGCGACAGCACCGAGCGGATCCAGCGCGCGTTGAACCATGTGGCGACTTTGCCGCCAAACAGTGATGGATTACGCGGCGCTGTCCTGCTGTCCCGCGGCCGCCACGAAGTGTTCGGCAGTCTCGTGATCAGCAATTCAGGAGTGGTGCTTCGCGGTTCTGGAATTGGATCGGACGGGACGCAGCTCGTTGCCGCTGGAAATGACCGGCGCACGCTTGTTCGTGCTGCGGGGCGCGGTGACATCGTGCTGAAAAGCAACGCCAGCTGGCGCGTTGTGAATCCTTACGTCCCTGTTGGTGCGACAACGATTGAACTCGCAGGCAGCTCCGGCTTGAAAGCGGGTGATTCCGTGCGAGTGATCCGCCAGGGTACGGAAGCGTGGATTCATGAACTCGGCGCGCGGGAATTTGGCGGCGGCGTCGGCGGCGGATGGAGGCCGGGAACGCGAGACATAGCCTGGGATAGGGTTATCCAGTCGGTTCAGGCAAACACGATTTCCCTGGACGCGCCCATTACCACGGCCATTTCAAATGGGAACGCCACAATCCTGGCGGTCGAAACGTGGGCGGGCCGGGTGGAGCGAATCGGAATCGAGAATCTTGCGCTGGAATCCAGCTGGAATCGAGGCAATGCGAAAGATGAGGATCATTCCTGGTGCGCGATCACGATGGATAACGTGCGCGACGCGTGGGTGCGTCAGGTGACGTTCAAACATTTCGCAGGCTCGGCTGTGGCGGTTCACGAAACCGCCAGTCGCGTGACGGTTCAGGATTGCGTCTCGACTGAACCTGTTTCTGAGGACGGCGGATATCGGCGCAACACGTTCTTCACAATGGGCCAGCAGACATTGTTTCTGCGTTGTTATGCCGAGGACGGCAGGCACGATTTTTCAGCCGGCCATTGCGCTGCGGGTCCGAACGCATTCGTCCAATGCGATGCAAAACTTCCGTCGCAGGACAGCGGCCCGATTCAGAGTTGGGCGAGCGGCGTTCTCTACGACAATGTCAACATTGACGGCAATGCGATCACCCTTGGATTCCGTCCCGGCAACAACGCGGGAATCGGCTGGGCGGCTGCAAATTGCGTTCTCTGGAATTGCAGCGCGTCGGTGATCCGTGTGTGGAATCCTCCAGGCGCGCAGAACTGGTCGTTTGGATCGTGGGCTGGATTTGAAGGCGACGGCATCTGGCGCAGCTCGAACGACTTTATGGAGCCCGGCAGCCTGTTCGCCGCGCAGGTGCGAGAGCGGTGGGGCGGAGCAGCGATGGACCGTTTGCAACTGATGCCGCGTCCGCGCGAGGAATCGAGCAATCCACCGCTGAATCGTGCGCAGGAACTCGCCGCCGCGGCGCATCAACCGCCGCCGCATCTCAAGGACTACATTCTTGATGCATCGCACCGCGATCCACTTCCAGCCGAAGCCACGAACGCACGACGACTTGAAGACATCGAAAACAACAGTCCGGAAACAGGAGATGCAACTCATAAATCATCCATCATCAATCATAAATTAACCCTCACCAACGGCTGGCTGACCCTGAACGGCCGGCTCCTCATCGGCGGCATTCAAAACGTCACCTGGTGGCGCGGGAGTATTCGTCCGTCTGAAGCGGCGCAATTCGGAGTGAACGTGACGCGCTTTGTTCCAGGACGACCGGGCGCCGGGTTGACGGATGACCTGCAGGAGGTGTCGGACGTCATGCACGCGGGCGGCCGCGTGGCCCTGGACCATAATTACGGCCTTTGGTATGACCGTCGGCGTGACGATCACGAGCGCGTTCGCAGGATGAGTGGCGATGTGCTGCCGCCGTTTTACGAGCAACCGTTTGCACGAAGCGGGCAGGGGATCGGGTGGGATGGTTTGAGCCGTTACGACCTGACGAAATTCAATCCGTGGTATTGGAAGCGGCTGCGGGAATTTGCCAGCCTGGGCGAGCAACGCGGACAGGTGTTGTTCCATCAGAATTATTTTCAGCACAATATCCTCGAAGCCGGCGCGCACTGGGCCGACTTTCCGTGGCGTTCGGCAAACAACATCAACGACACGGGCTTCCCCGAGCCGCCGCCGTACGCGGGCGACAAACGGATCTTCCAGGCGGAACTGTTCTATGATGTGAGCCATCCCGTCCGGCGCGAACTGCACCGAGGTTACATTCGTCAATGTCTCGAGAACTTCACGAATTGCGCGAACGTAATCCACTTCACCAGCGCGGAGTTCACGGGGCCTTTGCACTTTATGCAGTTCTGGCTCGACACCATTGGCGAGTGGACGCGCGACGCAGCGCGGGCTTCGAAGCCTGCCGCGCCCCTGATCGCGCTGAGCGCCACCAAGGATGTCCAGGACTCGATACTGTCGGATCCAAAGCGTCGCGAAATCGTGGACGTGATTGATTTCCGCTACTGGTGGCGAACAGAGAACGGCGAGTTTGCGCCCCCCGGCGGGAAGAACCTGGCGCCGCGGCAGTTCGAGCGCCAATCGCGCGCAGGACGGCCGAACGAAACGTCGCTTGCAGGAATGGCAGCGGAGTATCGTGCGAAGTTCCCGGCCAAACCCGTTATCTGCAACTTTGATATCGCAGCCTGGGCGTGGCTTTGCGCCGGCGGATCACTGCCGCGCCTGCCACGAGACACCGCGCCCGAATTGCTGGACGCGATCCCATCAATGGCGCCCGCGCCGGATTTGTCGCGCCCTGGTGTGTTTGTATTGCGCGAGGAAGGCCGGCGACTGTTAGTATATGCGATGAATCACGACGTCCTGAATCTGGAGAATGTTGGCGGCAAGTACCGCATGCATTCGATTGACCCGCGGACAGGGGTCGTCACTCGTGGCGACGTCGTAACGATCGATGACCCGATCCGCGTTTCGACTCCGCTAACGTGGCTTGTGAAGGAAGAGCAATGAACTGTAAATCAACCGAAACGGTAGCGCAGGTTTCCAAACCTGCCCTGCCCTCCGCAGTAGGCTGCTACCGAGGACGGGCTGTATCGCCGGCTTCTGAGCCGGCAGAACGTGAACCGCGCGAGCAGGCAAGGAAACCTGTCCACCCTTCGCAATATTGCTACGGGAGACAGGCGATACAGCAAACTCGGAGGCCTGTGCTACGAAATGCGCTCGCAAGCGCAATTGCGCTCCTCCTTTTCGTTGCACTCGGCGCATCCGCGGCGCCCCACGTCAACATCACCATTCCCACCAACGCGAGTCCCCGCGTTGTCTTTGCCGCTGAACGCCTCGGTCTTGCTTTGCAAGCGGCGGGCCTCCAGGGAACGGTTGGCCAGGCGCCTTCCACAAACGGTCCGTCCATTCGTTTTCGACAACGGACCGACCTGCGGCAGGACCTTGGCCACGAAGGTTTCCGGCTCGAATCATCCAACAATATTTTGACGATCACTGCGGCTGCGGATTCGGGTCTGCTTTACGGAGCAGTCGATGCGGCCCGTCGCATTCGCGAAGAACGACGACTCCCGCAGTCGATCAACGTAGCCGACACACCTGCGATGGCCCTTCGCGGTGTCTGCGTTGCCATGCAGAAAACATCGATCCTGCCAGGCCGCCGTGTTTACGAATATCCTTACACGCCCGAGTTGTTCCCCTGGTTTTACGACAAACAGTTGTGGTCCGAGTATCTCGATGTCCTGGTCGAGAATCGCATGAACTCCCTCTACCTCTGGAACGGCCATCCGTTCGCGTCGCTCGTTCGATTAAAGGAATATCCCGAGGCCGTGGAAGTTCCCGATGATGTATTTGAAAAGAACGTTGAAATGTTCCGCTGGCTCACCACGGAATGCGACAAGCGCGGCATCTGGCTCGTGCAGATGTTCTACAACATCTTCCTGCCCAAACCGCTTGCCGAGAAGCACGGTGTTCCCACGCAGCTCTCCGCGCCAACGCCGCTTTCCTCCGATTACACACGCAAATCCATTGCCGAATTCGTGAAGCAGTATCCGAATGTGGGCTTGATGGTTTGCCTTGGGGAGGCGTTGCAGGGCACCACCAACCAGATCAGTTGGGCCACCAGCACGATTCTTCCCGGGGTTCTCGATGGCATGAAAGCCGCCGGTTTGAGGGAGCAGCCGCCCGTGGTGATTCGCACGCACGCGATGAATCCCGAGGCAATCATGCCGGCGTGTTTCGCGGTGTACACGAATCTGTTTACAGAAACCAAATACAATGGCGAATCGCTGACCACTTACGAGCCGCGTGGCAAGGCAGCGCAGACGCACCTGAATATGGCCGCGCTCGGGTCGCACATCGTCAACGTCCACATCCTTTCCAACCTGGAACCGTTCCGCTACGGCGCGCAGGAGTTCATTCGCAAATCGATCCTCGCGTCGCGCGATCGTTTCGGCGCCAGCGGATTGCACTTGTATCCGCTCGCCTACTGGAACTGGCCGAACAGTCCCGACGCCACCACGCCGCCGCTGAAGCAGTGGGATCGCGACTGGATGTGGTTCGAGGCCTGGGCGCGTTATGCGTGGAATCCCGATGTGAACCTGAACCAGGATCGCGCGTATTGGATTAGTCGGCTCACCGCATTCCTGGGCACGCGTCAGGCCGCTGAGAAGATGCTCGATGCTGTCAACGAAGCTGGCGAAGTTGCGCCGCAGCTGGTGCGTCGTTTCGGAATCACCGAAGGCAACCGCCAGACTTTGTCGCTCGGAATGACGCTGGATCAACTCGTCAATCCCAAGCGTTACAACGCGATCACTGAACTCTGGGAATCGCAGGCGCCGCCAGGAGAACGGCTCGACGAATTTGTCCGCAAGGAATGGAGCAAGGAAGCGCATATCGGAGAGACCCCTGTCAGCGTTATCGAGGCGGTTTTGAAGCACGCCAGCAACGCCGTTGTGTTCGCCGCTGCCGCAGCCCCGCACGTCACGGAGAACCAGGCGGAGTTCAAGCGCTGGCGCAACGACTTTGCATGCATTCTCGCGATGGCGCAGAACTACGAGCACAAAACAAAGGCGGCCGCGCACGTGTTGCGTTATGGATTCAGCAAGGACATGGCGGACATGAACGCGGCCGGGGAACACATGACGCGAAGTCTTGAACGTTTCAGGGAGCTGACGGCGCTGACCCGGAATACGTATCAATTCGCCAATTCGATGCAAACGGGTCATCGCAAGATTCCGTTCGGCGGTGCGGCGAATGGCGCTGGAACCAATTATCATTGGGTCCAGGTCTTGCCGTTGTACGAGAAGGAACTCGCCGATTTCCGCGTCGCGCTTGCGGAGCTCAAGGATCCGGCGCGCGCGACTTCCACCACCGCTGTCCAGCCGTGGCCGGCGGCGCCGTTCCGATTAATCAGCACGAACGCGGAAACGTACGAGGTAAAGGCCGGCGCGCGTCCGTTCGTGGATCGGCGGTACACCTTCATGTCTGTTGCGAGCGAATTGAACGGCTTGACGGGTATTCGCTTTTCGCACGAAGAGGCGAAGAATCATCGCCATGTGCCTATTGAGTTCGAGGTGACGCAACCCGTGCGAGTGTTGATCGGATATTTCCAGAATGAACGCGATCTCTGGCTGCAGGTGCCGAACCTGGACTTCGCGTCGCACGCGGACGAGCGAGGTGGCGTTGAACCGGTGTTGCGCAACGCGGGCGAGATCGAGGAATGCCCGGCATTCAATGTGCACGCCTTCCGCTACGAGCCCGGCCGTCACCAGCTGGAGCTGATTGGGAAGGGGAGTTTTATCGTGCTCGGAGTCGTGCCGCAATCAGCGACGCTGGAGAAGCGCGATGCCAAATTGGGGACGAAGTGAGATGAACGCGAATCTCCGCAGCGCAGGTTCCCAAACCTGTCCAGCCTCCGCAATATCGCGACGAAGGCGGGGCGATACAGCAGACTCGGAGGGGCGGGCTGCGTCGCCCCGTCTCCGCCGCCTGGTTCAATTACTTCTGTTCGTTGCGCTGTTCGTCCCATCCCGCGTCGCAGCGGCTGAAATTGGTGCGCGCCCGCATGCGGCCGTTCAACCGATCGCACCCGGCGAAGCACGCTGGACATCCGGCTTCTGGGCCGACCGCATCGAACTGTGCCGAACCTCAACCTTGCCCGCCCTTTGGCGAATCATGGAAGGCACGAACCACACGCATTTCCTGCAGAACTTCCGAATCGCTGTTGGCGATGCGGAAGGACGATATCGCGGCGCGACGTTCAACGACGGCGAAGTCTACAAGGTGCTCGAAGCGAGCATCGCGATGCTTTCGATGACGAATGATCCCACGCTGTCAGCACAGGTCGATTCGGCCATCGAGTTGATCGCACGCGCACAGCGGGACGATGGTTACCTGCATACGCAGGTGCTCGTGCGTCAGCGTAATGGCGATACCAATGCCGTTCCTTTTCAGAATCGGCATAACTTCGAGATGTACAACATGGGCCACTTGATGACGACCGCCGCGCTGCATCATCGGGTGACGGGCAAAACCAATTTGCTGTCGGTTGCACGCAAGGCTGCCAATTTCATGCAGCGCACGTTCAATGAAGCCTCACCCGAGGCGGCGCGCAGTTCCGTTTGCCCATCGCATTACATGGGCATCGTTGATCTGTATCGTGTCACGGGCGAGGCCGAGTACCTCTCCCTCGCACGAAGATTCTTTGCGTTGCGGAGCCAGATCACCGATGGTGGCGATGACAATCAGGATCGCATCCCATTCGAACAGCAAACCAACGCCGTAGGACACGCGGTGCGCGCAAATTATCTCTACGCAGGCGCCGCGGACCTGTTCATGGAATCGGGCGACAAGACTTTATGGAATCCGCTGGAACCCATCTGGTCGAACCTGGTGCAACAGAAGATGTACATCACGGGCGGGTGCGGTGCCCTGTACGATGGTGCCTCGCCTGACGCCTCGCG from Verrucomicrobiia bacterium encodes the following:
- a CDS encoding glycoside hydrolase family 127 protein, with the protein product MNANLRSAGSQTCPASAISRRRRGDTADSEGRAASPRLRRLVQLLLFVALFVPSRVAAAEIGARPHAAVQPIAPGEARWTSGFWADRIELCRTSTLPALWRIMEGTNHTHFLQNFRIAVGDAEGRYRGATFNDGEVYKVLEASIAMLSMTNDPTLSAQVDSAIELIARAQRDDGYLHTQVLVRQRNGDTNAVPFQNRHNFEMYNMGHLMTTAALHHRVTGKTNLLSVARKAANFMQRTFNEASPEAARSSVCPSHYMGIVDLYRVTGEAEYLSLARRFFALRSQITDGGDDNQDRIPFEQQTNAVGHAVRANYLYAGAADLFMESGDKTLWNPLEPIWSNLVQQKMYITGGCGALYDGASPDASRDQRSITRTHQAYGRNYQLPNTTAHNETCANIGNVLWNWRMFLATGEARFIDVAELAMHNSVLSGMSLDGTNFFYVNPLRTTDPLPTELRWKHQRVPFISSFCCPPNLARTLAHSPEFAYAKSDRTVWINLYGGSRLNTEVPGIGRVKLLQETEFPWSGRVRVRVEESSGTEFSMKLRIPEWADGFTVRVNQQPVGTSETTAGTYVELKREWKPGDLVDVDLEMPIRLLEANPLVEETVGQLAFKRGPTVYCVESTDLPAGVKPHDVVISPATEFLARHDTRLLGGVVTLDGVVGIRTNAPWGKELYRQVQPAAARQQRIRLVPYSTWQNRGASEMSVWLRRE
- a CDS encoding glycosyl hydrolase family 65 protein, with translation MGDTADSDVCATIRRFLAISILVPFLLISFTAAAQPSAILQPAAFSHHVERFNAMEDENVTNLISNAESSQWLQANIPFFECPDREVEEIYYFRWWSFRKHLKQTPKGFVFTEFLTPVSHAGEFNTISCAASFHVAESRWLADQRFVENYIHFWMRGNDGKPAPHFHRFSSWFAETVYERFLADGDRQFLIDLLPDLVGDYRAWEQERQLTNGMFWQFDVRDGMEESISGGRRVQNVRPTINSYMAANARAISRIAQLANEPRIATEFESKSERLRAQILETLWNPDSEFFEVRRPDGNLAEVREAIGFIPWMFNLVPPEARFSAAWRQLMDVQGFRAPAGITTAERRHPEFRSHGIWTCEWDGAVWPFATSQTLYALANFLRSEAAAATKLSTAIYFDQFVTYVRSQYANGKPFIGEYHDEVTGGWINGRNGRSRYYNHSTFADLLITGLAGIRPRADNIVEVHPLLPEGTWDWFCLDRVPYHGSVLTIVWDKDGSRYGRGPGLRILANGTEIARGSALQPLTGRLP
- a CDS encoding DUF6298 domain-containing protein, which translates into the protein MKNNCIALLAFWFAAASVCAAPLPPIISMGTNGLLRYHDDSEGDRIPDFSSCGYRGGEAAIPAATVVIFVDARGGDSTERIQRALNHVATLPPNSDGLRGAVLLSRGRHEVFGSLVISNSGVVLRGSGIGSDGTQLVAAGNDRRTLVRAAGRGDIVLKSNASWRVVNPYVPVGATTIELAGSSGLKAGDSVRVIRQGTEAWIHELGAREFGGGVGGGWRPGTRDIAWDRVIQSVQANTISLDAPITTAISNGNATILAVETWAGRVERIGIENLALESSWNRGNAKDEDHSWCAITMDNVRDAWVRQVTFKHFAGSAVAVHETASRVTVQDCVSTEPVSEDGGYRRNTFFTMGQQTLFLRCYAEDGRHDFSAGHCAAGPNAFVQCDAKLPSQDSGPIQSWASGVLYDNVNIDGNAITLGFRPGNNAGIGWAAANCVLWNCSASVIRVWNPPGAQNWSFGSWAGFEGDGIWRSSNDFMEPGSLFAAQVRERWGGAAMDRLQLMPRPREESSNPPLNRAQELAAAAHQPPPHLKDYILDASHRDPLPAEATNARRLEDIENNSPETGDATHKSSIINHKLTLTNGWLTLNGRLLIGGIQNVTWWRGSIRPSEAAQFGVNVTRFVPGRPGAGLTDDLQEVSDVMHAGGRVALDHNYGLWYDRRRDDHERVRRMSGDVLPPFYEQPFARSGQGIGWDGLSRYDLTKFNPWYWKRLREFASLGEQRGQVLFHQNYFQHNILEAGAHWADFPWRSANNINDTGFPEPPPYAGDKRIFQAELFYDVSHPVRRELHRGYIRQCLENFTNCANVIHFTSAEFTGPLHFMQFWLDTIGEWTRDAARASKPAAPLIALSATKDVQDSILSDPKRREIVDVIDFRYWWRTENGEFAPPGGKNLAPRQFERQSRAGRPNETSLAGMAAEYRAKFPAKPVICNFDIAAWAWLCAGGSLPRLPRDTAPELLDAIPSMAPAPDLSRPGVFVLREEGRRLLVYAMNHDVLNLENVGGKYRMHSIDPRTGVVTRGDVVTIDDPIRVSTPLTWLVKEEQ